The following are encoded together in the Lathyrus oleraceus cultivar Zhongwan6 chromosome 3, CAAS_Psat_ZW6_1.0, whole genome shotgun sequence genome:
- the LOC127127070 gene encoding wax ester synthase/diacylglycerol acyltransferase 4, translating to MEYFEEELNEAVSPNGQCFDHTCLSLYILAFLEFQVPIHDLPILSLLHDAFLSIPHFTSIMVDDERGVKRWKQVEVKLEEHIIEPKFIGAGISDDSYDNHFAEYISKILMENISPTKPLWQVHVIKYPTRNAAGTLVFKFHHAIGDGYSLMGVILSSLQRADDTSLPLSFPSLKSSSKPKNISRFMKRMSRLLSTPFSFVSEFGWSLLKSTLVEDDETPIRSGVEAVEFRPVKLSNVAFSMDHIKEIKSNLGVTINDAISGIIFYGIRLYMQNMDYRSRALNSTALVIANTRKVKDYKRVQDMFKTGKGDWGNQITYYHVSVPKLQDIPISNPLQFVRKAHISINRKKSSYAPRLITKLLRMKNKLEGPEALAKYIHGTMRKSSLLISNVAGPIEQMAWANHPIEGFFFTLAGIPQSMVITIISYMGMLRVTIATEEGFIDEQKLMQYLNNAFEIIHHESIAKENISKWNKFCKCNL from the exons ATGGAGTATTTTGAAGAAGAGTTGAATGAGGCAGTGAGTCCCAATGGACAATGTTTTGACCACACTTGTCTATCTTTGTATATTCTTGCATTCTTAGAATTTCAAGTTCCAATCCATGATTTGCCAATTCTCTCTTTGCTTCACGATGCTTTTCTCTCCATCCCTCACTTCACCTCTATAATG GTTGATGATGAAAGAGGAGTGAAAAGATGGAAACAAGTTGAAGTGAAGTTGGAGGAACATATCATTGAACCCAAATTCATTGGTGCTGGAATTTCAGATGATTCATATGACAATCATTTTGCTGAATATATATCAAAGATATTAATGGAGAATATATCACCCACAAAGCCTTTGTGGCAAGTGCATGTAATCAAATACCCTACAAGAAACGCTGCAGGAACTTTGGTGTTCAAATTTCATCATGCAATTGGTGATGGTTATAGTCTCATGGGTGTTATTCTTTCTAGCCTCCAAAGAGCTGATGATACTTCTCTCCCTTTGTCCTTTCCATCACTTAAATCATCTTCTAAACCGAAAAATATTAGCAGATTCATGAAGAGAATGTCTCGGCTTCTCTCCACGCCTTTCAGTTTCGTGTCTGAGTTTGGATGGAGTCTTTTAAAAAGTACATTGGTTGAAGATGATGAAACTCCAATAAGGTCAGGAGTTGAAGCGGTTGAGTTTCGGCCGGTCAAGTTATCAAATGTCGCGTTTTCGATGGATCATATCAAAGAAATTAAGTCTAATCTTGGAGTG ACGATAAATGACGCGATTAGTGGAATAATCTTCTACGGGATTAGGCTTTACATGCAAAATATGGACTATAGATCAAGAGCATTGAATTCAACTGCATTGGTGATAGCAAACACAAGGAAAGTTAAAGATTACAAGAGAGTGCAAGATATGTTCAAGACTGGAAAGGGTGATTGGGGTAACCAGATTACATACTATCATGTATCAGTACCGAAATTACAAGACATTCCGATTTCGAATCCACTTCAATTTGTTAGAAAAGCACACATTTCAATCAATAGGAAGAAAAGTTCTTATGCTCCTCGTTTGATTACCAAGCTTCTCCGGATGAAGAATAAGCTTGAAGGACCTGAG GCTTTGGCGAAATATATACACGGAACAATGAGAAAATCAAGCTTGCTGATCTCAAATGTGGCTGGACCAATTGAGCAAATGGCTTGGGCAAATCATCCTATAGAAGGCTTCTTCTTTACGTTGGCCGGTATTCCTCAG AGTATGGTCATTACAATCATCAGTTATATGGGAATGTTAAGAGTGACTATTGCAACAGAAGAAGGGTTCATAGATGAGCAAAAGTTAATGCAGTATCTGAATAATGCATTTGAGATAATACATCATGAATCAATTGCTAAGGAGAATATTTCAAAATGGAACAAATTTTGTAAGTGTAATTTGTAA
- the LOC127127073 gene encoding uncharacterized protein LOC127127073, with translation MNLTTLFLLFLLLISLNSHFALAGKRKVHITDELDDVFDDEEDDDWKQWGKKPAPSFAPSDITKMDTSQIQEEMMKRHTGPVIGFVKLRLGVRRTPDMVAELAMKWTRVLRTGAIGIRFTGVDLNTIMFNMDSIKDLEELKEFVLDQSEAYEIKMGEQFFRRPGDLPLDELIQKQHREKGEADNAGQEDGNLKTEL, from the exons ATGAACCTCACCACTCTCTTtctcctttttcttcttctcatCTCGCTAAATTCCCATTTTGCCCTCGCCGGCAAACGCAAGGTCCACATCACCGACGAATTGGACGACGTGTTCGAcgatgaggaagatgatgattGGAAACAATGGGGCAAGAAACCTGCTCCCTCTTTCGCTCCCTCCGATATAACCAAGATGGATACTTCGCAGATCCAAGAGGAGATGATGAAACGCCACACCGGACCTGTTATCGGATTCGTCAAGCTCCGATTAGGTGTTCGCCGGACTCCG GACATGGTAGCTGAACTTGCCATGAAATGGACACGTGTTCTGAGAACTGGAGCTATTGGAATAAGGTTTACAGGTGTTGATCTGAATACAATCATGTTCAACATGGACAGCATCAAAGACTTAGAGGAG TTGAAGGAATTTGTTTTGGACCAATCAGAAGCATATGAGATTAAAATGGGGGAGCAATTTTTTAGAAGACCTGGAGATCTACCCCTTGACGAACTCATTCAGAAGCAACATAGAGAGAAAGGCGAAGCAGATAATGCTGGTCAAGAGGATGGGAATTTGAAAACAGAATTGTAG
- the LOC127127071 gene encoding uncharacterized protein LOC127127071 — protein MGHLYALDFDGVLCDTCEETAISALKAAKLRWPALFESVDSATEDWIVEQMIRVRPVVETGYETLLLVRLLLETRVPSIRKSSVAEGLTVEGILESWFELKPIVMEEWNENKDDLIDLFGKVRDDWLEKDFTGWIQANRFYPGVTDALRFASSRVYIVTTKQSRFADALLRELAAITIPPERIYGLGTGPKVEVLKKLQKMPEHQGLTLHFVEDRLATLKNVIKEPELDNWNLYLVDWGFNTQKERDEAAANPRVQLLGLSDFSSKLK, from the exons ATGGGCCATCTCTATGCATTGGACTTTGATGGAGTTCTCTGTGATACCTGTGAAGAGACAGCTATCTCTGCTCTCAAG GCTGCCAAGTTGAGATGGCCAGCCCTGTTTGAAAGTGTGGATTCTGCCACAGAAGATTGGATTGTTGAACAGATGATTAGA GTGAGACCAGTGGTGGAAACTGGATACGAAACTCTTTTACTTGTGAGGTTATTGCTCGAGACAAGAGTTCCTTCCATAAGAAAATCTTCG GTGGCAGAGGGCCTCACAGTTGAGGGCATATTAGAGAGCTGGTTCGAATTGAAGCCTATTGTCATGGAAGAGTGGAACGAGAATAAGGATGATCTGATAGATTTATTCGGAAAGGTTAGAGATGATTGGTTGGAGAAGGATTTCACTGGTTGGATTCAAGCCAACAG ATTCTATCCCGGTGTTACCGATGCATTAAGATTTGCAAGCTCAAGAGTCTACATTGTCACCACAAAACAG AGCCGCTTTGCCGATGCTTTACTTAGAGAACTTGCTGCAATAACTATACCACCAGAAAGAATATATGGTCTGGGAACTGG TCCTAAGGTAGAAGTGCTGAAGAAGCTTCAAAAAATGCCAGAACACCAAGGACTGACACTACA CTTTGTGGAAGATAGGCTTGCAACGCTTAAAAATGTCATCAAAGAGCCAGAGTTAGATAATTGGAATTTGTATCTAG TGGATTGGGGGTTCAACACTCAGAAAGAGAGGGATGAAGCAGCAGCCAACCCAAGGGTTCAGCTTCTTGGGCTCTCTGATTTCAGCAGCAAGCTGAAATAA
- the LOC127127072 gene encoding uncharacterized protein LOC127127072, protein MGDLYALDFDGVICDSCGESSLSALKAAKVRWPGLFDGVDSTTEDWIVDQMHIVRPVVETGYENLLLVRLLLETRTPSIRKSSVAEGLAVEGILENWSKLKPIIMEEWGEDREALIDLFGKVRDDWLEQDFATWIGANRIYPGVSEALKFASSRVYIVTTKQSRFADALLRELAGVTIPPERIYGLRTGPKVEILKQLQKRPEHQGLKLHFVEDRLATLKNVIKEPELDNWNLYLGNWGYNTAQEKEEAAAIARIRVLQLSDFSKKLK, encoded by the exons ATGGGGGACCTTTACGCTTTGGACTTCGATGGAGTCATCTGTGATAGCTGCGGTGAAAGCTCTCTCTCTGCTCTCAAG GCTGCTAAAGTGAGATGGCCTGGCTTGTTTGATGGTGTGGATTCAACCACTGAAGATTGGATTGTTGACCAAATGCATATT GTGCGACCAGTAGTGGAAACTGGATATGAAAACCTTTTACTTGTGAGATTGTTGCTAGAGACCAGAACACCTTCCATCAGGAAATCTTCG GTTGCAGAAGGGCTTGCAGTTGAGGGTATATTGGAGAATTGGTCCAAGTTGAAGCCTATTATTATGGAAGAATGGGGTGAGGATAGGGAGGCTTTGATAGATCTTTTTGGAAAGGTCAGAGATGACTGGTTGGAGCAGGATTTTGCTACTTGGATTGGAGCAAACAG AATATATCCTGGTGTTTCTGAAGCATTAAAATTTGCAAGCTCAAGGGTTTACATTGTCACCACAAAACAG AGCCGCTTTGCCGATGCTTTACTTCGAGAGCTTGCTGGAGTAACCATACCACCTGAAAGGATATACGGTCTCCGAACTGG TCCTAAGGTAGAAATTCTAAAGCAGCTTCAAAAGAGACCAGAGCATCAAGGGCTGAAACTGCA CTTTGTTGAGGACCGGCTAGCTACGTTAAAAAATGTGATCAAAGAGCCCGAGTTAGACAATTGGAATTTGTATCTAG GGAATTGGGGTTACAACACTGCACAAGAGAAAGAGGAAGCTGCAGCTATTGCCAGAATTCGTGTTCTTCAACTCTCAGACTTCAGCAAGAAGTTGAAATAG